ccccctggaATGTCATCATGTCTAATCATATTTCCAACCGTGCCTattctccccccctctgtgttcattttttttgtaaataaagtATTCCCTCCCGTGTTTgtaatatacaaatatagATCCCGTATTCTGTTGACGTCACAGATTATCATAGCCATTCTATCCAACCCTAACCCTATGGCTAAATAATCACCCACATCATactgcttccattttttaaagagaatttttttctttaagaTCCCACAACCCAAAATTTCGACCCATTTGTCATTGTGATAAACTTCTGCTTGTAATGAATGGCTAGTAAAATCGAAGGAGTCCTTCTTTATCCTCCATTTGTGTGTCTTGCCAAAAATTGAATCCAACAGTGAACACAGAAAATATAgcagctgtttttttttccctaccagttcgttttttatttttatatatatgtccatttggttaaaaaatggaaagtgcAATTTATCAATATTGTCTTTTCTGAAAATGTTCGAAATGATGAGGAAATTATCTCTTCCCCTGTATAGCTCTGGCGGCTCGCAGCAGGACTCTCTCTCCGCAGTCCGTTCTCTTCGATCGGCAGTTCGTTCTCTTCGATCGGCAGTTCGTTCTCTTCGATCGGCAGTTCGTTCTCTTCCCTCTACAGTCCGTTCGCTTCGCTCGGCAGTTCGCTCTCCTCCCTCTGCAGCGTTTCCGATGCCCCCGTTTTGGCAATGCTCGCGCAAGGGCAGATGGGGCACTTCCCCCTCCGTTGCTTCTTCAACAGCGCATTCACTTCGTATAACCGTTTGCTTGGTGGACATGTCCCCATTTGGTGTCCACCCCCACTGCGGATTGGAACACTCCTCCGTCCTATGCCACACCCCACAATGTGGAGGAACGTGCCTCCCCTTCTGTTCCCCCCTTAGCAAGTGACACACATAGGGAAAGAGAGACGTCGCCTGGGGGATGTACAAAAGGGAATCCGAAAAGTAAAAGTTATTCCTCACAGACGTGGTATCATTCGTGTTCTTAATCAAAATATCATTAAAGCATGAATTCCTTTGGTACAGCGGGCACTTGTTATAAACTACCCAGAAGGAAGACTCCCTTTTTAAGTAATCAAGGATCCTTGTCGTTACATGCTGTATGGGGTGATTCTTAATAGTGTACACATATTTAAATCTGCCATAATTtattatgtcattttttacgtgGTAACTGTTGCTCAGTTTTGACAGCGTGAAATTACTTATGCAGTGGTGAGGGGGGTTAAGACCGCTGTAGCAGCGCCTAAGTTGCGTGAGAAAGGCGGCTATTAAGAAGGTGTGGAGAACAAAGAAGAGGCGCATTTCAGAggcaggaaaaaaggagaaggccCCTGGGGAAGGGAACCACGAAAAGGAGCCGCATATAGAACCAAACGGCGGAGTTTCATCGTTCCTTCGCGCATATCCCCATTCTgcattttctcaaaattttcaaaatgttaaaaaaaaaaaatgcctgaATAGTCAGCACAATTTCGCGCTTTTCAACAAAatggctaaaaaaaaaaaaaaaaaattttttctcaattttgccTGAACCgttcatacaaaaatgtggcgACTTGCTCTCCCTCGCGTCGTTCTGCAGTTCGCGGTAAGAGGGCACACAAAAGGGGCATATAACACATAGGTGCCGCAGCCTGCGAGCAGGTCATACTCGACAAGTGACGCACGATACGTGACGCACGACACGTGAGACATGCGTATGGGTA
This genomic stretch from Plasmodium cynomolgi strain B DNA, chromosome 14, whole genome shotgun sequence harbors:
- a CDS encoding phenylalanyl-tRNA synthetase alpha chain (putative) produces the protein MRLFFVLHTFLIAAFLTQLRRCYSGLNPPHHCISNFTLSKLSNSYHVKNDIINYGRFKYVYTIKNHPIQHVTTRILDYLKRESSFWVVYNKCPLYQRNSCFNDILIKNTNDTTSVRNNFYFSDSLLYIPQATSLFPYVCHLLRGEQKGRHVPPHCGVWHRTEECSNPQWGWTPNGDMSTKQTVIRSECAVEEATEGEVPHLPLREHCQNGGIGNAAEGGERTAERSERTVEGRERTADRRERTADRRERTADRRERTAERESCCEPPELYRGRDNFLIISNIFRKDNIDKLHFPFFNQMDIYIKIKNELVGKKKQLLYFLCSLLDSIFGKTHKWRIKKDSFDFTSHSLQAEVYHNDKWVEILGCGILKKKILFKKWKQYDVGDYLAIGLGLDRMAMIICDVNRIRDLYLYITNTGGNTLFTKKMNTEGGRIGTVGNMIRHDDIPGGGTCGDASLQANGGASLQANGGASLQANGDASVQANGPAVREEPTGDENILVDSPKLEGTHLRNALLNRLSRKRDPNRPKSDSFLYFLNLYNVRHEERDVSFYVNSKWDTELFTKTVLHFAPPVGGSRLLRRVILLDVFNHEGSGRTSYTYKFLYAAPASIR